In the Leptospiraceae bacterium genome, one interval contains:
- a CDS encoding transposase, which produces MIRRNNYGKEFKEQIVMEILSGQSSVSQIAQREKVNPQTIRNWRNEIDTGKFEQNNQTEFALRKRVAELEGALANLALDNHILKKAQKYLQDWKQKEKLSGSISHQNLEL; this is translated from the coding sequence ATGATAAGAAGAAATAACTATGGCAAAGAATTTAAGGAACAAATAGTAATGGAAATTTTGTCCGGGCAGAGTTCCGTTTCGCAAATAGCTCAAAGGGAAAAGGTAAATCCTCAAACAATCCGAAATTGGAGAAATGAGATAGATACAGGAAAGTTTGAACAAAATAATCAAACCGAATTTGCTTTAAGGAAACGAGTCGCAGAATTGGAAGGTGCACTTGCCAACCTTGCGTTAGATAATCACATTTTAAAAAAAGCCCAAAAATATCTGCAAGACTGGAAGCAAAAAGAGAAATTATCAGGAAGTATCTCGCACCAGAATTTGGAATTGTAA